In a single window of the Saccharothrix australiensis genome:
- a CDS encoding class I SAM-dependent methyltransferase, translating to MPDAIFAHPRLAAIYDAFDGERGDLTAYLDIADELGADRVLDVGCGTGSLAILLADSGREVVAVDPAGASLAVARSKDRAGRITWVHGEVAAVPSRDVDLAVMTGNVAQVFLTDHDWAQALRGIRAALRPGGHLVFETRRPERRAWEEWAADEARLTLDVPGTGPVEQRREVTAVDLPFVSFRHTYRFLADGAVVTSDSTLRFRGRAEVEASLTAAGYRVRDVRDAPDRPGREFVFIAQRTT from the coding sequence GTGCCCGACGCGATCTTCGCCCACCCGCGCCTTGCCGCCATTTACGACGCCTTCGACGGGGAACGCGGTGATCTGACGGCTTACCTGGACATCGCCGACGAGTTGGGCGCGGATCGCGTGCTCGACGTCGGCTGCGGGACGGGGTCCTTGGCGATCCTGCTCGCCGACAGCGGGCGCGAGGTCGTGGCGGTCGACCCGGCCGGTGCTTCGCTGGCGGTCGCGAGGTCGAAGGACCGGGCCGGCCGGATCACCTGGGTGCACGGCGAGGTCGCCGCGGTGCCGAGCCGCGATGTCGATCTGGCGGTGATGACCGGGAACGTGGCGCAGGTCTTCCTGACCGACCACGACTGGGCGCAAGCCCTGCGGGGCATCCGCGCCGCACTCCGCCCCGGCGGGCACCTCGTGTTCGAGACCAGGCGTCCGGAGCGCCGGGCGTGGGAGGAGTGGGCCGCCGATGAGGCTCGGCTCACCCTCGACGTGCCGGGGACCGGACCGGTGGAGCAGCGTCGCGAGGTCACCGCCGTGGACCTCCCGTTCGTCTCCTTCCGACACACCTACCGGTTCCTGGCCGACGGCGCGGTCGTGACCTCGGACTCGACCCTCCGCTTCCGCGGACGCGCCGAGGTCGAAGCAAGCCTGACCGCGGCCGGCTACCGGGTGCGGGACGTGCGCGACGCACCGGACCGCCCCGGGCGGGAGTTCGTCTTCATCGCCCAGCGCACGACCTGA
- a CDS encoding asparagine synthase-related protein codes for MPSPTRSRSDAGAAPGAGSSALYPTYSPPVSGDSVVGRAFSLDRLARYLSTPSISFEFHPVSPWPDVSLRRPFVPIGDQPWDEDRLREEFDAAVGRCLGPARRPAVLFSGGLDSTAVLHYTARRCAGAGATPVALVIDMVDDAGVRSSTVALRLLDDLGVDCEVYSLDGEEMEGWARPGPLPWSPTGPRIGGIPHILGRINALAGELGCDVVLTGDGSDELFGAPRFLGTRLVRRPRALLRYLRDAYDAGRWSALGVEALSAVAGLLPRAVSSRLYWACLWPELCEVTPTPALAEGHRRAVESWSANWLREQLANHTAHHRAWYRADAWDACFPIDDDMGNFSSGGVPERAPFLDPAFVRYGLGLDCGGRYHAGLGTEYHRRKGPVVSLYPPSARAALPKVKQLYGKALARHEDARLGGLDRCVELGLVDPDRVPEVRDVAVLGRLQAVEDWIRGAEERGAHAT; via the coding sequence GTGCCTTCCCCCACCCGGAGCCGCAGCGATGCCGGTGCGGCTCCGGGTGCGGGATCGTCGGCGCTGTACCCGACCTACTCCCCGCCGGTCTCCGGCGATTCCGTGGTCGGCCGGGCGTTCTCACTCGACCGGTTGGCGCGGTACCTGTCCACGCCGTCGATCTCGTTCGAGTTCCACCCGGTGTCACCGTGGCCGGACGTGTCCCTGCGGCGGCCGTTCGTGCCGATCGGGGACCAGCCCTGGGACGAGGACCGGCTGCGCGAGGAGTTCGACGCGGCGGTCGGCCGGTGCCTCGGCCCCGCACGGCGGCCCGCCGTGCTGTTCTCCGGTGGGCTCGACTCGACCGCCGTCCTCCACTACACCGCGCGCCGGTGCGCGGGCGCCGGCGCGACGCCGGTGGCGCTGGTGATCGACATGGTCGACGACGCGGGCGTGCGCAGCTCGACGGTGGCGCTGCGGCTGCTGGACGACCTCGGCGTGGACTGCGAGGTCTACTCGCTGGACGGCGAGGAGATGGAGGGCTGGGCGCGGCCCGGACCGCTGCCGTGGAGCCCGACCGGTCCCCGGATCGGGGGCATACCGCACATCCTCGGCCGGATCAACGCCCTCGCCGGTGAACTGGGCTGCGACGTCGTGCTCACCGGTGACGGCAGCGACGAGCTGTTCGGCGCGCCGCGGTTCCTCGGGACGAGGCTGGTCCGCCGACCGCGGGCGCTGCTGCGCTACCTGCGCGACGCCTACGACGCCGGGCGGTGGTCCGCGCTGGGCGTGGAAGCGCTGTCCGCGGTGGCCGGGCTGCTGCCCCGCGCGGTGTCCAGCCGGCTGTACTGGGCGTGCCTGTGGCCGGAGCTGTGCGAGGTGACACCGACCCCCGCGCTCGCCGAGGGCCACCGGCGGGCGGTGGAGAGCTGGTCCGCGAACTGGTTGCGGGAGCAGCTCGCCAACCACACCGCGCACCACCGCGCCTGGTACCGGGCCGACGCCTGGGACGCCTGCTTCCCGATCGACGACGACATGGGGAACTTCAGCAGCGGCGGCGTGCCCGAGCGGGCCCCGTTCCTGGACCCGGCCTTCGTCCGCTACGGCCTGGGCCTGGACTGCGGCGGCCGGTACCACGCGGGGCTGGGGACCGAGTACCACCGCCGCAAGGGCCCGGTGGTCTCGCTGTACCCGCCGTCCGCGCGTGCCGCGCTGCCCAAGGTGAAGCAGCTCTACGGCAAGGCGCTGGCCCGGCACGAGGACGCCCGGCTGGGCGGCCTGGACCGCTGCGTCGAACTGGGCCTCGTCGACCCGGACCGGGTGCCCGAGGTGCGCGACGTCGCCGTGCTCGGCCGGTTGCAGGCGGTGGAGGACTGGATCAGGGGCGCCGAGGAACGGGGCGCGCATGCCACCTAG
- a CDS encoding ABC transporter ATP-binding protein, producing the protein MIGSTFTSVVNAFRLTWSAAPGRVLSSGLLTAVGSALPALTLWFTRDLVDAITGHSGAPAVVPAAALALALAAGFAVNGLSAALRESLGVRVVVEAEQRFIRAVGAAPLTRFEESAWHDRLARAKDDLDWRPVQIAESGIQVVGGLAGLASVFALVVGTDSLLVLLICLAVLPLVVARRLTSARLISNWRETTGLSRRGEYFRDALTSRDLAAEVRAYDLAGRFADEHRAVGVELVRRTDRIARGAALRILLTVPLAAVPLVLGFVLIADRGAAGRITPGEIAVLAGAVTALTLELSTFVDSLLELVEHGMFMEDYFALVGRARPADAGKGKGKGTVAGKGKVAVAVAGKAVGKVAVGPRAPGLAPGPPAVRFEDVWFTYPGSRRPALRGVDLTVPAGRVLGLVGDNGAGKSTLVKLLLGLYTPTRGRVLVNGVDLRELDPAEVRARMGVVFQQYPRYALTVREAVAVGRCHRPATDDAILAALRAGQAHELVERLPDGLDTVLGKEFQGGVDLSGGQWQRLTLARLMYREPDLWILDEPTAALDPLAEAAVFAEWRRKLAGRTGVLISHRFSNTRTADLIAVVEEGRVVELGTHDELVAAGDRYARFFRTQAEEYR; encoded by the coding sequence ATGATCGGATCAACATTTACGAGTGTCGTCAACGCGTTCCGGTTGACCTGGTCGGCCGCTCCCGGCCGGGTGTTGTCGTCCGGTCTCCTCACGGCCGTCGGCTCCGCGTTGCCCGCGCTCACGCTGTGGTTCACCCGCGACCTGGTGGACGCGATCACCGGCCACTCCGGCGCACCGGCCGTGGTGCCCGCCGCGGCGCTGGCGCTGGCCCTGGCGGCGGGTTTCGCGGTGAACGGGTTGAGCGCGGCGTTGCGCGAGTCGCTGGGCGTGCGAGTCGTGGTGGAGGCCGAGCAGCGGTTCATCCGGGCCGTCGGCGCCGCGCCGCTGACCCGGTTCGAGGAGTCGGCCTGGCACGACCGCCTGGCCAGGGCCAAGGACGACCTGGACTGGCGTCCCGTGCAGATCGCCGAGAGCGGCATCCAGGTGGTGGGCGGGCTCGCCGGGCTGGCGAGCGTCTTCGCGCTGGTGGTCGGCACGGACTCGCTGCTGGTGCTGCTGATCTGTCTCGCCGTGCTGCCGCTCGTGGTGGCGCGCCGCCTGACCAGCGCGCGGCTGATCTCCAACTGGCGCGAGACGACCGGGCTCTCCCGCCGCGGCGAGTACTTCCGCGATGCGCTGACCAGCCGGGACCTGGCCGCGGAGGTGCGCGCGTACGACCTGGCCGGCCGCTTCGCCGACGAGCACCGCGCGGTCGGCGTCGAACTGGTCCGGCGCACCGACCGCATCGCCCGCGGCGCCGCCCTGCGCATCCTGCTGACCGTGCCGCTCGCCGCCGTCCCCCTGGTGCTGGGGTTCGTGCTGATCGCCGATCGCGGCGCGGCCGGGCGGATCACGCCCGGCGAGATCGCCGTGCTGGCCGGCGCGGTGACGGCGCTGACCCTGGAGCTGTCGACGTTCGTGGACAGCCTGCTGGAACTCGTCGAGCACGGCATGTTCATGGAGGACTACTTCGCCCTGGTCGGCCGCGCACGGCCGGCGGACGCGGGCAAGGGCAAGGGCAAGGGCACGGTCGCGGGCAAGGGCAAGGTCGCGGTCGCGGTCGCGGGCAAGGCGGTCGGCAAGGTCGCGGTGGGCCCGCGGGCGCCCGGACTCGCGCCCGGTCCGCCGGCCGTCCGGTTCGAGGACGTCTGGTTCACCTACCCCGGCTCGCGGCGACCCGCGCTGCGCGGGGTGGACCTGACCGTGCCCGCCGGCCGGGTGCTCGGCCTGGTCGGCGACAACGGCGCGGGCAAGAGCACGCTGGTCAAGCTGCTGCTGGGCCTGTACACCCCGACCAGGGGCCGGGTGCTGGTCAACGGCGTCGACCTCAGGGAGCTGGACCCCGCCGAGGTGCGGGCCCGGATGGGCGTGGTGTTCCAGCAGTACCCCCGCTACGCGCTGACCGTGCGCGAGGCCGTCGCCGTCGGCCGCTGCCACCGGCCCGCCACCGACGACGCGATCCTGGCCGCGCTGCGCGCCGGGCAGGCCCACGAGCTGGTCGAGCGGTTGCCGGACGGGCTGGACACGGTGCTGGGCAAGGAGTTCCAGGGTGGCGTCGACCTCTCCGGCGGGCAGTGGCAGCGCCTGACCCTCGCGCGCCTGATGTACCGGGAGCCGGACCTGTGGATACTGGACGAGCCCACCGCGGCGCTGGACCCGCTCGCCGAGGCGGCGGTGTTCGCCGAGTGGCGGCGCAAGCTGGCCGGCCGGACCGGCGTGCTGATCTCGCACCGGTTCTCCAACACCCGCACGGCGGACCTGATCGCCGTGGTGGAGGAGGGGCGGGTGGTCGAGCTGGGCACGCACGACGAGCTGGTGGCGGCGGGCGACCGCTACGCGCGCTTCTTCCGCACCCAGGCCGAGGAGTACCGCTGA
- a CDS encoding YcaO-like family protein, producing the protein MSTTATRPWQPPRGPYDADPAGTLARLDPVLGRCGITRVADVTGLDRIGIPVWCAIRPNSWSLAVSQGKGATPEQARISAIMEAVELWHAERVALPTRWARPSTVAEGARALDVDRLPDPDPAAHDRRIPWVLGTDLADGEPCWVPRDAVECDDRVQPGLPPAACQGGTNGLAAGPDLTWATHHALCELLERHAVACWERDESEASHRIDLAAVTDPVNRGLLDRFAAAGVVPVLRDLSAAVGLPVVDCLLVEEDQGSLHPLPQVLGTACHPRPEQAVTRALTEAAQVRATVIAGARDSIPRSRYEWYYDPAQRSAVAEELAEPASPGLPVSPVPAEATKAEEVRFLLAAARRAGGGRVAVVDLGKPSIGIPVVKVVAEGLRWAHDLY; encoded by the coding sequence GTGAGCACCACCGCGACGCGACCGTGGCAGCCGCCTCGCGGGCCGTACGACGCCGACCCCGCCGGGACCCTCGCCCGGCTCGACCCGGTCCTGGGCCGTTGCGGCATCACCAGGGTCGCCGACGTCACCGGGCTCGACCGCATCGGCATCCCGGTGTGGTGCGCGATCCGGCCGAACTCCTGGAGCCTCGCCGTCTCGCAGGGCAAGGGAGCGACCCCGGAGCAGGCGCGGATCTCGGCGATCATGGAGGCGGTCGAGCTGTGGCACGCCGAGCGGGTCGCGCTGCCCACCCGCTGGGCCCGACCGTCCACTGTGGCCGAAGGTGCCCGCGCGCTGGACGTCGACCGGCTGCCCGACCCCGACCCCGCCGCGCACGACCGGCGGATCCCGTGGGTGCTGGGCACGGACCTCGCCGACGGCGAGCCGTGCTGGGTGCCCAGGGACGCGGTGGAGTGCGACGACCGCGTCCAGCCGGGCCTGCCGCCGGCGGCCTGCCAGGGCGGCACGAACGGGTTGGCCGCCGGGCCGGACCTGACCTGGGCCACCCACCACGCGCTGTGCGAACTGCTGGAGCGCCACGCGGTCGCCTGCTGGGAGCGCGACGAGTCCGAGGCGAGCCACCGCATCGACCTCGCGGCGGTCACCGACCCGGTCAACCGCGGGCTGCTGGACCGCTTCGCCGCGGCGGGGGTCGTCCCGGTGCTGCGGGACCTCAGCGCCGCCGTCGGGCTGCCGGTGGTCGACTGCCTGCTGGTCGAGGAGGACCAGGGCTCGCTGCACCCGCTGCCCCAGGTGCTGGGCACGGCGTGCCACCCCCGGCCGGAACAGGCGGTGACCCGCGCGCTGACCGAGGCCGCGCAGGTGCGGGCCACCGTGATCGCCGGCGCGCGGGACTCGATCCCGCGCTCCCGCTACGAGTGGTACTACGACCCGGCGCAGCGCTCCGCCGTGGCGGAGGAGCTGGCCGAGCCCGCGTCGCCGGGCTTGCCGGTCTCCCCCGTGCCCGCCGAGGCGACCAAGGCCGAGGAGGTCCGGTTCCTGCTGGCGGCGGCTCGACGCGCCGGTGGCGGCCGGGTGGCGGTGGTGGACCTCGGCAAGCCGTCCATCGGCATCCCGGTGGTCAAGGTGGTCGCGGAAGGGCTGAGGTGGGCGCATGACCTCTACTGA
- a CDS encoding PLP-dependent aminotransferase family protein has product MSGSGARRWSARALVAELGDWSTPDLPLYGQLADRISRIIDNGTIQHSDYLPPARSLASALALSRHTVEATYDALRAAGLVASQQGSGTWCTSARPPRRTPTRTFPRHYPALSEPALDLQVASLPAHPLVARSKTATCRFIKPHLDNHGYTRTGIDQLRSRIAEWFAEHHVPTSPDQIIVTSGATQGLLLACASLPPRAMVAVENPTCPMLLSTQRWHRLRLRALPSTEQSWEQVEQCSAGFVTPAYRNPSGWCLPEARAGELARAAKRAATLVVEDLALIDLRLDGPPPATVAARAPEGNVLSIGSMSKLCWAGMRLGWVRAPHSLVEALAELKGMLDLGTSVDVQLQAAWLLERRDVIAADRVRTLRERRDVLVEELRRELPDWTFDVPDGGVSLWAGLPEPVADEVVAAGRRRGLAVLSGKAFDVEGRDNRHLRLPFVQPPEVLRAAVRKLAKIVDARPAT; this is encoded by the coding sequence ATGAGCGGTTCAGGAGCCCGCCGCTGGTCCGCCCGCGCACTCGTCGCCGAATTGGGCGACTGGTCGACACCGGACTTGCCGCTGTACGGGCAACTCGCGGACCGGATCAGCCGGATCATCGACAACGGCACCATCCAGCACAGCGACTACCTGCCCCCGGCCAGGTCCCTGGCCAGCGCGCTCGCGCTGAGCAGGCACACCGTCGAGGCCACCTACGACGCGCTGCGGGCCGCCGGGCTGGTGGCCAGCCAGCAGGGCAGCGGCACCTGGTGCACGTCCGCGCGACCACCGCGCCGGACGCCGACGCGCACTTTCCCGCGACATTACCCGGCGCTTTCCGAACCGGCGCTCGACCTCCAGGTCGCGAGCCTGCCCGCGCATCCGCTCGTGGCGCGGTCCAAAACGGCAACGTGTCGTTTCATCAAGCCACACCTGGACAATCACGGATACACCCGGACAGGCATAGATCAGCTGCGCTCGCGCATCGCCGAATGGTTCGCCGAACATCACGTGCCCACCTCCCCCGACCAGATCATCGTCACTTCCGGAGCCACCCAGGGACTGCTCCTGGCGTGCGCTTCGCTACCCCCGCGCGCAATGGTCGCGGTGGAGAACCCGACCTGTCCGATGCTGCTTTCGACGCAACGCTGGCACCGTCTCCGGCTGCGGGCGCTACCCTCCACCGAACAATCGTGGGAGCAGGTCGAACAATGTTCGGCGGGTTTCGTGACACCCGCCTACCGGAATCCGTCCGGCTGGTGCCTGCCGGAAGCGCGCGCCGGGGAGCTGGCCCGCGCGGCCAAGCGGGCGGCCACGCTCGTGGTCGAGGACCTGGCGCTGATCGACCTGCGGCTGGACGGCCCGCCGCCGGCCACCGTCGCCGCGCGGGCGCCGGAGGGCAACGTGCTGTCGATCGGCTCGATGAGCAAGCTGTGCTGGGCGGGCATGCGGCTCGGCTGGGTCCGCGCGCCGCACTCGCTGGTCGAGGCGCTCGCGGAGCTGAAGGGCATGCTCGACCTGGGCACCTCCGTGGACGTCCAGCTCCAGGCCGCCTGGCTGCTGGAGCGGCGCGACGTGATCGCCGCCGACCGGGTGCGCACCCTGCGCGAGCGGCGGGACGTGCTGGTCGAGGAGCTGCGCCGGGAGCTGCCCGACTGGACGTTCGACGTGCCGGACGGCGGCGTGTCGCTGTGGGCGGGGCTGCCGGAGCCGGTGGCCGACGAGGTCGTGGCGGCCGGGCGGCGGCGCGGGCTCGCCGTGCTGAGCGGCAAGGCGTTCGACGTGGAGGGGCGGGACAACCGGCACCTCCGCCTGCCGTTCGTGCAACCCCCGGAAGTCCTCCGCGCGGCCGTCCGCAAGCTGGCGAAGATCGTCGACGCGCGCCCGGCCACGTGA
- a CDS encoding glycosyltransferase family 2 protein, producing MRHRMTSVVITTRDRRELLAESLASVLAQDWPELEVVVVDDAGSDDTPEWLGARADDRVRVVRLPERGGFGVARNAGLALARGEFVLFLDDDDLLLPQALRRLATALAGQPAAVAATEVELAFDGAERWLNCVRPRRRLLRAVWPDVLAGLWITGAGRTLFRVGALRRVGGWDEGVRLGEDDELWLRLVPHGRVLVLPDDVLLYRDHTDRRPSSAALAAERDFRRRFAAGAGGRAHRLLRAWEHVTAAGQALAGERAGRAALRYAAVLCCAPELLLSPLSRPALLPALGTALTAWSRPRAARATARGSGPTGGQADAW from the coding sequence GTGCGCCACCGGATGACCAGCGTGGTGATCACCACCCGCGACCGGCGCGAGCTGCTGGCGGAGTCGCTGGCGAGCGTGCTGGCCCAGGACTGGCCCGAGCTGGAGGTCGTGGTCGTCGACGACGCCGGCTCCGACGACACCCCGGAGTGGCTCGGTGCGCGGGCCGACGACCGGGTCCGCGTGGTCCGGCTGCCGGAGCGCGGCGGGTTCGGCGTGGCGCGCAACGCCGGGTTGGCGCTGGCGCGCGGCGAGTTCGTGCTGTTCCTGGACGACGACGACCTGCTGCTGCCGCAGGCGCTCCGACGGCTGGCCACGGCGCTGGCCGGGCAACCGGCGGCGGTCGCCGCCACCGAGGTGGAGCTGGCCTTCGACGGCGCGGAGCGCTGGCTGAACTGCGTGCGGCCACGCCGCCGGCTGCTGCGCGCGGTGTGGCCGGACGTGCTCGCCGGGCTGTGGATCACCGGCGCGGGCCGGACGCTGTTCCGCGTGGGCGCCCTGCGCCGGGTGGGCGGCTGGGACGAGGGCGTGCGGCTCGGCGAGGACGACGAGCTGTGGCTGCGGCTCGTGCCGCACGGCCGGGTCCTGGTGCTGCCGGACGACGTCCTGCTCTACCGCGACCACACCGACCGCCGCCCCTCCTCGGCGGCGCTGGCGGCCGAGCGCGACTTCCGGCGTCGGTTCGCGGCGGGCGCGGGCGGCCGGGCCCACCGGTTGCTGCGGGCCTGGGAGCACGTCACCGCGGCCGGTCAGGCGCTGGCCGGCGAGCGCGCGGGGCGGGCCGCCCTGCGTTACGCGGCGGTGCTGTGCTGCGCGCCGGAACTGCTGCTGTCCCCGCTGTCGCGCCCGGCGCTGCTCCCCGCGCTCGGCACGGCCCTCACCGCCTGGTCGCGCCCGCGGGCCGCGCGGGCCACCGCTCGCGGGTCCGGTCCGACCGGCGGGCAGGCCGACGCGTGGTGA
- a CDS encoding GNAT family N-acetyltransferase, giving the protein MPPSPVGSTALAALLADFLAAREAPGVALGIAGPGRRPEVLCAGSARAPDRPVTRTTRFRLASLTKQVVMVAVLRLVERGELALGEPVTLRVRRGAGRRPVTVADLLCNTSGLGDVLTWRQALADAVPLPARLPATLTPRREPGERWEYSNIGFALLARVVADRVGEPFQQHVARTITGPLELRATTFGAAAADLATPLEREDGRWRPVPPSEPDLPDVLGLVSTAGDAARLAGALLEPRRLLDRPLVQHLDAATFAVHDSLPRQCPFLVRLDIAGHEVFWHDGFDGGFSAAMFLVPAAGLAFVLLANGPTWRLGEDLGPRVLTALLEDAPLEDARPTAARPAEARPTGERFVGAQPDGARPGAARRHGPRPSDPRRLCGHYRHPAGHPLEPRPPDAVVSLADDSLWLSTPLTGQRVRLLPDGPLVYALEGTGARVRRTAFVTDEAGRVTGLGIDGMVLLPRRRLPTALPWHAHRALRGIARALLEKGGSMTATRTIHPAGEDDLPAVLELWDLNVLRAAGERLGDEERAAVTEHLRAAVEDPLSTCLISGTGPDRPPDGFVTAHLLGHSTYPGYVGVVEELFVRPDRRRRGIGRALVSAALEHLRAGGADHYRIEVSPDDAEAAALFKELGWEPSLMIYSRYDDA; this is encoded by the coding sequence ATGCCACCTAGCCCGGTCGGGAGCACGGCCCTGGCGGCGCTCCTGGCGGACTTCCTGGCCGCGCGGGAGGCGCCCGGCGTCGCGCTGGGGATCGCCGGGCCCGGCAGGCGGCCGGAGGTGCTCTGCGCGGGCTCCGCTCGCGCGCCCGACCGGCCGGTGACCCGGACGACCCGGTTCCGGCTCGCGTCACTGACCAAGCAGGTCGTCATGGTCGCGGTGCTGCGCCTGGTGGAACGGGGCGAGCTGGCGCTGGGCGAACCGGTGACCCTGCGTGTGCGCCGCGGCGCCGGCCGCCGGCCCGTCACGGTCGCCGACCTGCTGTGCAACACCTCGGGGCTGGGCGACGTGCTCACGTGGCGGCAGGCGCTGGCCGACGCCGTGCCGCTCCCCGCGCGGCTGCCCGCCACGCTGACGCCCCGCCGCGAGCCGGGTGAGCGCTGGGAGTACAGCAACATCGGTTTCGCGCTGCTGGCGCGCGTGGTCGCCGACCGCGTCGGCGAGCCCTTCCAGCAGCACGTCGCGCGCACGATCACGGGGCCGCTGGAACTGCGCGCCACGACGTTCGGCGCGGCCGCGGCCGACCTGGCCACCCCCCTGGAGCGGGAGGACGGCCGCTGGCGGCCGGTGCCGCCGAGCGAACCCGACCTGCCGGACGTGCTCGGCCTGGTGTCGACGGCGGGCGACGCGGCGCGGCTGGCCGGCGCGCTGCTGGAGCCCCGGCGGCTGCTGGACCGCCCGCTGGTCCAACACCTCGACGCCGCCACGTTCGCGGTGCACGACTCGCTGCCCCGGCAGTGCCCGTTCCTCGTCCGGCTCGACATCGCCGGGCACGAGGTGTTCTGGCACGACGGTTTCGACGGCGGCTTCTCGGCCGCCATGTTCCTGGTGCCGGCCGCCGGGCTGGCGTTCGTGTTGCTGGCCAACGGTCCCACGTGGCGGCTCGGGGAAGACCTCGGTCCCCGCGTGCTGACCGCCCTGCTCGAAGACGCCCCGCTCGAAGACGCACGGCCCACCGCAGCACGGCCTGCTGAAGCACGGCCCACTGGAGAACGGTTCGTTGGAGCACAGCCCGATGGAGCACGGCCCGGCGCGGCACGGCGGCACGGGCCCCGGCCCTCGGACCCGCGGCGGCTGTGCGGGCACTACCGCCACCCAGCGGGCCACCCGCTGGAGCCCAGGCCACCGGACGCCGTGGTGTCGCTCGCCGACGACTCGTTGTGGCTGAGCACACCGCTGACCGGGCAACGGGTCCGGCTGCTGCCGGACGGACCCTTGGTCTACGCGCTGGAGGGAACCGGCGCGCGGGTCCGCCGCACGGCGTTCGTCACGGACGAGGCCGGTCGGGTGACCGGCCTGGGCATCGACGGCATGGTGCTGTTGCCGCGCAGGCGGCTGCCGACCGCACTGCCGTGGCACGCGCACCGCGCGTTGCGCGGGATCGCCCGCGCGCTCCTGGAGAAAGGGGGAAGCATGACCGCCACTCGGACGATCCACCCGGCGGGCGAGGACGACCTGCCCGCGGTGCTCGAACTGTGGGACCTCAACGTGCTGCGCGCCGCCGGCGAGCGGCTGGGCGACGAGGAGCGCGCCGCGGTCACCGAGCACCTGAGGGCGGCCGTCGAGGACCCGTTGTCCACCTGCCTGATCAGCGGGACCGGTCCGGACCGCCCGCCCGACGGCTTCGTCACCGCGCACCTGCTCGGGCACTCCACCTACCCCGGCTACGTGGGTGTGGTCGAAGAGCTGTTCGTCCGGCCCGACCGGCGGCGGCGCGGCATCGGCCGGGCACTGGTGTCCGCGGCGCTGGAGCACCTCCGGGCCGGTGGCGCCGACCACTACCGCATCGAGGTCTCCCCCGACGACGCGGAGGCGGCGGCGCTGTTCAAGGAACTCGGGTGGGAGCCGAGCCTGATGATCTACTCGCGGTACGACGATGCGTGA
- a CDS encoding TfuA-like protein, producing MTSTDRADGRAPVVFLGPTLPHRRAAGLLPGADLRGPAVIGDVYRAVSGGARVILLVDGCYERVPSVWHKEILWALANGVAVFGAASMGALRAAETAAFGMVGIGTIFADFRAGRLVADDEVAVLHQPALGGYRPLSVALVDIRATARAAVTAGVIREAAAGELLARAARTFYAERDYPALLAGMPDPAERESLRAWLPGGRVERKRDDAVLALRLLASGRRRGTRAAAPFRFAHTHQWQLLVDTEGTAPCATG from the coding sequence ATGACCTCTACTGACCGGGCCGACGGCCGCGCGCCGGTGGTCTTCCTCGGACCGACGCTGCCCCACCGGCGCGCGGCCGGGCTCCTGCCCGGAGCGGACCTGCGCGGTCCCGCGGTGATCGGGGACGTCTACCGCGCGGTGTCCGGCGGGGCACGTGTGATCCTGCTCGTGGACGGCTGCTACGAGCGGGTGCCCTCGGTGTGGCACAAGGAGATCCTCTGGGCGTTGGCGAACGGTGTCGCGGTGTTCGGCGCGGCGAGCATGGGCGCGTTGCGCGCCGCGGAGACCGCGGCGTTCGGCATGGTCGGCATCGGGACGATCTTCGCCGACTTCCGCGCCGGACGCCTGGTGGCCGATGACGAGGTGGCCGTCCTGCACCAGCCCGCGCTCGGCGGCTACCGGCCGCTCTCGGTCGCGCTGGTGGACATCAGGGCGACCGCGCGGGCCGCGGTGACCGCCGGCGTGATCCGGGAGGCCGCCGCCGGCGAGCTGCTGGCGCGCGCGGCCCGGACCTTCTACGCCGAGCGGGACTACCCGGCGCTGCTGGCCGGGATGCCGGACCCCGCCGAGCGGGAGTCGTTGCGGGCCTGGCTGCCCGGCGGGCGGGTCGAGCGCAAGAGGGACGACGCGGTGCTCGCGCTGCGGCTGCTGGCCTCCGGGCGGCGGCGGGGAACCCGTGCCGCCGCGCCGTTCCGGTTCGCCCACACCCACCAGTGGCAGCTGCTGGTCGACACCGAGGGGACGGCGCCGTGCGCCACCGGATGA